In Spirochaeta thermophila DSM 6578, the DNA window CAGTCCCTCATCGCCACCAAGGCGGCGAGGGTGCGTCTCGCGGCAGGCGAGCGCGTGGTGAGCGACTTCGGACTGCGGCGGGCCCACGGCTGGGGCGGTATCATGGCGAGCAGGGCGGCGGTGATAGGAGGGTGCGACAGCACCTCCAACATGGAGGCGGCCCGGCGCTACGGGATCCCGGCGGTGGGGACCATGGCCCACTCGTTCGTGCAGAGCTACGACGACGAGCTCGAGGCGTTCAGGGAGTACGCGCGGCACAATCCCGACTCGTGCATCCTCCTGGTGGATACCTACGATACCCTGGGAAGCGGGATCCCCCACGCCATCACGGTGGCGAAGGAGCTCGAGGCAGCCGGTCACAGGTTGCGCGGGATCCGGATCGACAGCGGCGACCTCGCCTACCTCTCACGAAAGGCGAGGAGGATGCTCGACGAGGCGGGCCTCACCCACGTGAAGATCGCGGTCTCCAACCAGCTGGACGAGCGGGTGGTGAAGAGCCTCCTTGAGCAGGGCGCTCCCATCGACATCTTCGGCGTGGGCACCAGGATGGTGACTGGTCAGCCGGATGCGGCCCTGGACGGGGTGTACAAACTCTCGATGTGCGCAGGAAGGCCGCGGATGAAGATTTCCAACACCATCGTGAAGACCACGCTCCCGGGCCGCAAGCGCGCGGTGCGCTACGCCAACGGGGACGGGGGATGGGTGGCCGATGGGATACTGCTCACGGACGAGGAGGGGACACACACCATCCACCACCCGTACGAACCGGGCAAGAAGCTGTGCGTGAGGGACTTCGAGACCGAGGAGCTCCACCACCTGGTGATGGAGGAGGGCCGCCGTGTGGGGCCCGCACCCACGGTGCAGGAGATCGCCCGGTACGCGAGGGAGCGGCTCGCCGCGCTCCCCCCCGAGTACAAGCGTTTCGAGTACCCCCACATCTACAAGGTGGGGGTGAGCAGGGCCTTGCGACACCTGCGGGATGAGCTCATGGCGCCCTACATCTCGCGTGAGGAGGAAGATGTATGAGAGCGCTCATCGTCGTGGACGTCCAGAACGATTTCGTCCCGGGAGGTGCCCTTCCGGTGCCGGAAGGCGATGCCGTCATCCCGGTGATCAACCGCCTCATGGGCCGGTTCGACGTGGTGGTGGCCACCCAGGACTGGCACCCTGCCACACACAAGAGCTTCGCATCGAATCATCCGGGGAGGAGCCCCTACGAGGTGATCACCCTCGCGGGCCTCGAGCAGGTGCTCTGGCCCGATCACTGCGTGCAGGGATCCCCGGGCGCGGAGTTCACACCCGGGCTCGACCTCCGTCCCGTGGAGGCGATCGTCCGCAAGGGGACGGATCCCGGGATCGACAGTTATAGCGGGTTCTACGACAACGGCCGGAAACGGAGCACGGGCCTCGCCGGGTACCTGCGGGAGCGGGGGGTGAGGGAGGTGTACGTGACGGGGCTCGCCGGCGAGTACTGCGTCTTCTACACGGCCATGGATGCGGCTGCCGAGGGATTCGCCACCTTCGTGGTGGAGGACGCTACCAGGCCCCTCAGCGCGGAGGGCTTCGAGAAGGCTGTGGTCCGCATGAGGGAACAGGGGATCACCATCCTACGGTCAAGGGACGTGGGCTGACCACACCCCACGTCTTGCACGGAGGAAGGGGCTCCACGTTTCTCCCGCGGTAGAGAGCATGAGCATCTATCCCTTCTTCTTCCTCTTCTCCTCGTCGGGTGCATCGAAGACCACGACCGTGCCCGAGATATTGATCACATCCCCCGGTTCGAGCTTCTTGCTCGTCACCGGCTGATTGTTCACCGTGAGCTCTGCGTCGCCCTGGATGGTGTACTGGCCCCGATCCGGATCGTAGTAGATGGTGGCCGCCTGCGGCCTGAGCGAGGGGTTCCCTGTGATGGTGATGTCGGCCGTGGCATCGCCACCTATCACGGTCTTGGTCCCTGCGAGGGCGAACATGCGTGTGCCCATGCCGGGGGCACCGAAGAGGAGCTGGAGTCCCGCCCGAGTCGTCTCCTTCTCCAGCTTGAAGAGGAGGAAGAAGGCCCACACACCGATCGCGAGGAGCATGAGGACCAGGGCGTACCACGGCACACCGCTGGATGCGCTGCCCAGGACCGTGCCGGCGTAGTAGTACTGCTCGTCGGAGGTGCCGGAACCCTTCAGGGCTATAC includes these proteins:
- a CDS encoding nicotinate phosphoribosyltransferase, whose amino-acid sequence is MELHPALFVDKYELTMAQTYFFSGRAELPACFDYFFRTLPYEGGFLVFAGLGDLLELIEEFRFSQEDLAFLERDGFRSEFLSFLEGFSFRGSIYSFREGEIAFPHEPILRVEGSLLETQLIETLLLAVLNFQSLIATKAARVRLAAGERVVSDFGLRRAHGWGGIMASRAAVIGGCDSTSNMEAARRYGIPAVGTMAHSFVQSYDDELEAFREYARHNPDSCILLVDTYDTLGSGIPHAITVAKELEAAGHRLRGIRIDSGDLAYLSRKARRMLDEAGLTHVKIAVSNQLDERVVKSLLEQGAPIDIFGVGTRMVTGQPDAALDGVYKLSMCAGRPRMKISNTIVKTTLPGRKRAVRYANGDGGWVADGILLTDEEGTHTIHHPYEPGKKLCVRDFETEELHHLVMEEGRRVGPAPTVQEIARYARERLAALPPEYKRFEYPHIYKVGVSRALRHLRDELMAPYISREEEDV
- the pncA gene encoding bifunctional nicotinamidase/pyrazinamidase, yielding MRALIVVDVQNDFVPGGALPVPEGDAVIPVINRLMGRFDVVVATQDWHPATHKSFASNHPGRSPYEVITLAGLEQVLWPDHCVQGSPGAEFTPGLDLRPVEAIVRKGTDPGIDSYSGFYDNGRKRSTGLAGYLRERGVREVYVTGLAGEYCVFYTAMDAAAEGFATFVVEDATRPLSAEGFEKAVVRMREQGITILRSRDVG